From a region of the Halorubrum sp. BV1 genome:
- the hemC gene encoding hydroxymethylbilane synthase, which yields MTETLRLATRGSDLALEQAGTVRDALSSRRRDVEIRRVETRGDQIPDELIHRLGRTGAFVRAVDEAVLAGDADLAVHSLKDVPTEGMDDVVIAGVPERAPAGDVLVHPDGVGIEDLPAGAVVGTGSLRRTAQLKAARPDVVVEPLRGNVDTRIEKLLAPRLQAEHERRLIASGEASALTTETGGDGAADEGTPEADEPNWDALDDEAGDEVDEADADDSDETFERTVEEWFDSLTELERSAMERKVETEYDAIVLAEAGLRRSELFHEVKTTRLPREEFVPAAGQGAIAVTAADPDVIETVRSAIDHPRTRVAVTVERTILGELNGGCVAPIGVSALVQGEHVHTRVRVLSTDGTEEVADTRDLPIRSHAKAAESFAADLADRGAADLIAAAREEAETDEVPRAEADDE from the coding sequence ATGACCGAGACACTCAGGCTCGCCACCCGCGGGTCGGACTTGGCCCTCGAACAGGCCGGGACCGTCCGCGACGCCTTATCGAGCCGCCGGCGCGACGTGGAGATCCGGCGCGTCGAGACGCGCGGCGACCAGATCCCGGACGAACTGATCCACCGCCTCGGCAGGACGGGCGCGTTCGTCCGCGCCGTCGACGAGGCGGTGCTCGCCGGCGACGCCGACCTCGCGGTCCACTCGCTGAAGGACGTCCCGACGGAGGGGATGGACGACGTGGTGATCGCGGGCGTCCCCGAGCGCGCTCCCGCCGGCGACGTGCTCGTCCACCCCGACGGAGTCGGGATCGAAGACCTCCCCGCGGGTGCGGTGGTCGGCACGGGGTCGCTCCGGCGGACCGCCCAACTCAAGGCCGCGCGGCCGGACGTCGTCGTCGAGCCGCTCCGCGGCAACGTCGACACCCGGATCGAGAAGCTGCTCGCACCCCGACTACAGGCCGAACACGAGCGGCGACTGATCGCTTCGGGCGAAGCGAGTGCGCTGACAACCGAAACGGGGGGAGACGGTGCTGCCGACGAGGGAACACCCGAGGCGGACGAGCCGAACTGGGACGCTCTCGACGACGAGGCGGGCGATGAGGTCGACGAGGCGGACGCAGACGACTCCGACGAGACGTTCGAACGCACCGTTGAGGAGTGGTTCGATTCCCTCACCGAGTTGGAACGCTCGGCGATGGAACGCAAGGTCGAAACCGAGTATGACGCGATCGTCCTCGCCGAGGCGGGACTCCGCCGCTCCGAGCTGTTTCACGAGGTCAAGACCACGCGGCTCCCCCGTGAGGAGTTCGTTCCCGCCGCCGGGCAGGGGGCGATCGCCGTCACCGCGGCCGATCCCGACGTGATCGAGACGGTTCGGTCCGCGATCGACCACCCGCGCACGCGAGTCGCGGTCACCGTCGAGCGGACTATTCTCGGCGAACTCAACGGCGGCTGTGTCGCACCGATCGGCGTCTCTGCGCTCGTACAGGGCGAACACGTCCACACGCGGGTTCGCGTGCTCTCGACGGACGGGACCGAGGAGGTGGCGGACACCCGCGACCTGCCGATCCGGTCGCACGCGAAGGCGGCCGAGTCGTTCGCGGCGGATCTGGCGGACCGGGGCGCGGCCGACCTGATCGCGGCGGCACGC